From the Danaus plexippus chromosome 5, MEX_DaPlex, whole genome shotgun sequence genome, one window contains:
- the LOC116768907 gene encoding high-affinity choline transporter 1, which translates to MINIAGVISIILFYVLILAVGIWAGRKKPPGNDSEEEVMLAGRSIGLFVGIFTMTATWVGGGYINGTAEAIYTSGLVWCQAPFGYALSLVFGGIFFANPMRKQGYVTMLDPLQDSFGSRMGGLLFLPALCGEVFWAAGILAALGATLAVIIDMDHRTSVIFSACVAVFYTLFGGLYSVAYTDVIQLFCIFIGLWMCIPFAWANEHVKPLSSMEVDWIGKIDPEYYWFYVDYGLLLIFGGIPWQVYFQRVLSSKTAGRAQVLSYVAAIGCIFMAIPPVLIGAIAKGTAWNETEYHGPLTADGELTSEQTSMILPLVLQHLTPDFVSFFGLGAVSAAVMSSADSSVLSASSMFARNVYKLIFRQNASEMEIIWVMRVSILVVGVLSTIMALTIPSIYGLWSMCSDLVYVILFPQLLMVVHFKHHCNTYGSLAAYIVALMVRLSGGEKLLGLPALIHYPGWDATNEVQLFPFRTLAMVLSLFTLAFISWLSVFLFNSGYLSPESDYFNCVVNIPEDIRRVDEPSEAGEQMSVLGGVPGRLYGAASTLVGPDEKSGRINPALEPDDDDLDDPNDGPTPLFGSSSAPPPVQPFGKQTAF; encoded by the exons ATGATCAACATAGCCGGAGTGATCTCCATCATCCTCTTCTACGTTCTAATCCTGGCCGTGGGGATATGGGCGGGGCGCAAGAAGCCGCCAGGTAACGACTCCGAAGAAGAAGTGATGCTAGCAGGACGATCCATTGGATTGTTCGTGGGCATCTTCACTATGACCG CGACGTGGGTGGGTGGAGGCTACATCAATGGCACCGCTGAAGCCATCTATACTTCGGGGCTGGTGTGGTGTCAGGCCCCCTTCGGGTACGCGCTGTCACTCGTCTTTG GCGGCATCTTCTTCGCCAATCCGATGCGTAAACAGGGTTACGTGACCATGTTGGATCCTCTCCAGGACTCGTTCGGCAGTCGTATGGGAGGACTGTTGTTCCTGCCCGCGCTCTGTGGGGAGGTGTTCTGGGCTGCTGGAATCCTTGCAGCACTTG GCGCCACGCTGGCCGTCATCATAGACATGGACCACCGCACGTCCGTCATCTTCAGCGCCTGCGTCGCCGTCTTCTACACCCTGTTCGGAGGCCTGTACTCCGTCGCCTACACTGACGTCATTCAGCTGTTCTGTATCTTCATCGGCCTCTGGATGTGCATTCCTTTTGCCTGGGCCAACGAACACGTCAAACCTCTCAGCTCTATGGAAGTGGACTGGATAGGAAAGATCGATCCGGAGTATTACTGGTTCTATGTGGATTACGGGCTATTGCTCATTTTTGGAGGTATCCCGTGGCAG GTATACTTTCAGCGTGTTCTTAGCAGCAAGACCGCCGGCCGAGCTCAAGTGCTGTCGTATGTGGCAGCTATAGGTTGTATCTTCATGGCCATACCGCCCGTACTTATTGGAGCCATCGCTAAAGGCACCG CTTGGAACGAGACGGAGTATCACGGACCTTTGACGGCCGATGGTGAGTTGACTTCGGAACAAACGTCGATGATCCTGCCGCTCGTGCTGCAACACCTCACTCCAGACTTCGTGTCATTCTTCGGTCTGGGTGCTGTCTCAGCCGCGGTGATGTCGTCAGCTGACTCCAGCGTGCTCAGCGCTTCCTCTATGTTTGCGAG AAACGTGTACAAGCTGATATTCCGTCAAAACGCTTCTGAGATGGAGATCATTTGGGTGATGCGTGTGTCTATCCTGGTGGTAGGAGTACTCTCCACCATCATGGCTCTCACCATCCCCTCTATATATGGCTTGTG GTCGATGTGCTCGGACCTGGTGTATGTCATCCTGTTTCCTCAACTGCTGATGGTGGTGCACTTCAAGCATCACTGTAACACGTACGGCTCGCTGGCGGCCTATATTGTTGCTTTAATGGTCCGACTCTCCGGTGGTGAGAAGCTGCTGGGCCTGCCCGCTCTCATCCACTACCCCGGGTGGGACGCCACCAACGAGGTTCAGTTGTTCCCCTTCAGGACGCTGGCCATGGTGCTGTCACTCTTCACACTGGCTTTCATCTCGTGGCTATCCgt GTTCTTGTTCAACTCCGGTTACTTGAGTCCTGAATCCGATTACTTTAACTGCGTCGTGAacatccccgaggatattagAAGAGTGGACGAGCCCTCCGAGGCTGGGGAGCAGATGTCGGTCCTGGGAGGAGTTCCCGGTAGGCTATATGGAGCTGCTTCCACTCTCGTGGGTCCGGATGAGAAGTCGGGAAGGATCAACCCGGCCCTGGAACCCGACGATGACGATCTGGACGACCCCAATGATGGCCCCACGCCGCTCTTCGGATCCAGCAGTGCACCTCCACCGGTCCAGCCGTTCGGAAAACAGACAGCTTTCTGA